A section of the Lineus longissimus chromosome 1, tnLinLong1.2, whole genome shotgun sequence genome encodes:
- the LOC135485716 gene encoding nucleolin-like, which yields MSDTDWNKMTVAQLKEACVSRSLPVTGKKSDLVSRLEEHCKGAAEVEADGDLLAETAGEEAAADEPIDDQILNEEDTNGDAEVKEVPAEEEEKTEGAEEEMETKEETEMETETEAVKVEEKKDTKKITLPEGVPELPTYAQIQEARIAETRMRTVIVYPMNIEDMSSEGLQTELSKSQHFMVKFVQDVEKRKKGFVEMHFNTRKDAREAASQLRDIKLSVGEHTVRQLEPDEAGTAYKSAVIDTIKPHLTHQIKKATDDYDTRVVYVHNLPDNCTDEQLAEIFPEAKAILTSIDADEKNKGYAYLSFEQEEESEECIKKHEDLTIDENRVTLHMIRDLKIAAGIEARKPFRQRGRQGMKGKNMGGNNQGKGKMMMSPGGGRGRGRGGMSPRGGGGRGGRGGRGGRGGWGGPMGGMGGMGGNFGQRGGGHFGSPRGGQVRPLMGPGPNQPRPLMGGQGGQRGFQNQGYGGGRYGQRGGQQNRRGGRGGGGGNKNQQLAGVHYIDFHNQGGNRKRKAEGGYGGGQQYWNKMPRQMGGGNMGGYRGGNYNQW from the exons ATGTCTGACACTGATTGGAACAAGATGACTGTGGCCCAGTTGAAGGAGGCCTGTGTATCAAGAAGCCTCCCTGTCACTGGAAAGAAATCTGACTTGGTTTCAAGACTCGAGGAACATTGTAAAG GTGCTGCTGAGGTCGAAGCAGATGGAGATTTGTTGGCTGAAACTGCTGGTGAGGAAGCTGCGGCTGATGAACCAATTGATGACCAGATTTTGAATGAGGAGGATACAAATGGAGATGCAGAAGTCAAGGAAGTACCTgcagaagaggaagaaaaaacaGAAG GTGCTGAGGAGGAAATGGAAACAAAGGAAGAAACAGAAATGGAGACGGAAACGGAAGCAGTAAAGGTAGAGGAGAAAAAGGACACCAAGAAGATTACACTTCCAGAAGGAGTGCCAGAATTACCAACATACGCACAGATACAAGAAG CACGTATTGCCGAGACGCGGATGCGCACAGTCATTGTTTACCCGATGAACATCGAGGATATGTCAAGTGAGGGACTCCAAACCGAACTGTCAAAGTCGCAGCATTTCATGGTCAAATTTGTGCAGGATGTTGAAAAAAGGAAGAAGGG CTTTGTTGAGATGCATTTCAACACTCGCAAGGATGCCCGTGAGGCTGCTTCTCAGTTGCGAGACATAAAATTATCAGTGGGAGAGCACACCGTAAGGCAGCTAGAGCCCGACGAGGCAGGCACTGCCTACAAGT CTGCGGTCATTGACACCATCAAACCCCACTTGACACATCAGATCAAGAAGGCAACCG ACGATTATGACACACGGGTTGTGTACGTTCACAACTTACCTGACAACTGCACGGATGAGCAACTCGCTGAAATATTCCCAGAAGCCAAAGCAATACTGACATCAATTGATGCTGATGAGAAAAATAAGGG CTATGCCTACCTGAGTTTTGAACAGGAGGAGGAATCGGAAGAATGCATCAAGAAACACGAAGACCTGACGATAGACGAGAATAGGGTCACACTACACATGATTCGAGATCTCAAGATAGCTGCAGGTATCGAGGCCAGGAAGCCATTCAGACAGAGGGGCCGACAGGGAATGAAGGGAAAGAATATGGGAGGCAATAATCAGGGCAAGGGCAAG ATGATGATGTCACCTGGAGGTGGACGAGGCCGGGGCCGGGGCGGTATGTCGCCACGAGGAGGTGGTGGTCGTGGAGGAAGAGGGGGACGCGGAGGCAGAGGAGGATG GGGTGGCCCAATGGGAGGAATGGGCGGTATGGGAGGCAACTTTGGACAGAGAGGAGGAGGACACTTTGGATCACCAAGAGGAGGGCAAGTACGCCCCTTGATGGGTCCAGGCCCCAATCAGCCAAGACCACTCATGGGTGGCCAGGGTGGCCAACGTGGATTCCAAAATCAAGGGTATGGTGGTGGCAGATATGGACA GCGTGGTGGTCAGCAGAACAGGCGGGGTGGTCGTGGTGGCGGGGGTGGTAACAAGAACCAACAGCTTGCCGGTGTACACTACATTGACTTCCACAACCAGGGTGGCAACCGAAAGAGGAAGGCGGAGGGTGGATATGGTGGCGGTCAGCAATATTGGAATAAGATGCCACGACAGATGGGTGGTGGTAACATGGGTGGATACCGAGGTGGCAATTACAACCAATGGTAG